In Amycolatopsis sp. EV170708-02-1, the following are encoded in one genomic region:
- the scpB gene encoding SMC-Scp complex subunit ScpB → MTPENTEETESPGTGDGPKAPIAESDEAKDAFVASDEVKDAFSPPEASEPPADEPGEPEAEAEPPADEGLVAAGDGDYPDVTSDEALEAALEALLLVVDSPISEESLAETVGQPVSRVTVALRTMAQKFTERTSGIDLRRVGEGWRFYTRDVYAPFVEKLLLDGQRSKLTRAALESLAVIAYRQPVTRARVAAVRGVNVDGVIRTLLARGLIEEMGTDPETTGTLYVTTELFLERLGLSSLADLPPIAPLLPEVDTIDDI, encoded by the coding sequence GTGACCCCGGAGAACACCGAAGAGACCGAATCGCCCGGGACCGGGGATGGGCCGAAGGCTCCCATCGCCGAGTCCGATGAGGCGAAGGACGCTTTCGTCGCGTCGGATGAGGTGAAGGACGCTTTCAGCCCGCCGGAGGCCTCGGAGCCGCCTGCCGACGAGCCGGGTGAGCCGGAGGCCGAAGCGGAGCCGCCCGCCGACGAGGGGCTCGTGGCGGCGGGCGACGGCGACTATCCCGACGTCACCTCCGACGAGGCGCTCGAAGCGGCGCTTGAGGCGTTGCTCCTGGTCGTCGACTCGCCGATCAGCGAGGAATCGCTCGCCGAGACGGTCGGGCAGCCGGTGTCGCGGGTGACCGTGGCGCTGCGCACGATGGCGCAGAAGTTCACCGAGCGGACCAGCGGAATCGACCTGCGCCGAGTCGGCGAAGGGTGGCGGTTCTACACTAGGGACGTCTATGCCCCGTTCGTGGAGAAGCTTCTGCTCGACGGCCAGCGTTCCAAGCTGACGCGAGCCGCACTGGAGAGCCTCGCCGTGATCGCCTATCGGCAGCCGGTGACCAGGGCCAGGGTCGCCGCCGTCCGAGGGGTGAACGTGGACGGGGTGATCAGGACGCTGCTGGCGCGCGGCCTGATCGAGGAGATGGGGACCGACCCCGAAACCACTGGCACGCTGTACGTGACGACCGAGCTGTTCCTGGAGCGACTGGGCCTGTCGTCCCTGGCCGACCTTCCGCCCATCGCTCCGTTGCTACCC